One window of the Natrinema sp. CBA1119 genome contains the following:
- a CDS encoding PQQ-dependent sugar dehydrogenase, with product MSDHPDERSTPVSESSDNYPSASRRRVLQAAAAAGGVVGLSGIGAAQFDTQTIELGAETSGWQGVSPDAIADETNPTLELEEGTTYEVTWENLDGAAHNFVIVDSEGEELERTELMSEQGETQTLEFEATSEMAEYYCEPHRATMRGEISLGGGDEAGEESGDGQSQAFFQSGTEIGVRTIAEGMTAPTDMAVADEEQNRYFVADQTGELWVVTDDGLQDEPFLDVSDRMVELGTFEGDYADPNQDYDERGLLGIEFHPEFSENGRFYVHYSAPSNDETPDGWSHVEVVSEFQANEDMSQGDPESERVLMEFQKPQYNHDAGPMAFGPDGYLYVPMGDGGGANDNMEGHVDDWYDGNEGGNGQDVSENLLGSVLRVDVDQEGEDRPYGIPEDNPLVDSDEGLDEHYAWGFRNPFGISFDSDGRLFVADAGQDLFEEANIVESGGNYGWNVKEGTHCFSTDSPSQPPEDCPDSAPDEPPYDGQEFQDPIVEYPHVYQEEMVGIVIVGGHVYEAGQVEGLDGKYIFGDWTADPSREEPAGRLLAASDSDGGGAEPMDGDASGNETAAMNESAGGNETAAMNESADGNETAAGNETATDAAGGGEEQVVPRDELWEMEELQVAGTEDGSFPYFVRMFGQDDDGNVYVLANQEGTPTGDTGAVMQIVPPGEGDSLSMPEGGDEAAPEEQETDENATDDTQDEPIGEGNETADNETANNETEMNDTATTDNVTDDNATD from the coding sequence ATGAGCGACCACCCCGACGAGCGATCGACCCCGGTATCGGAGTCGTCCGACAACTATCCATCAGCGTCCCGTCGTCGCGTGCTGCAGGCGGCCGCAGCCGCGGGCGGTGTCGTCGGTCTGAGCGGGATCGGTGCCGCCCAGTTCGATACCCAGACGATCGAACTCGGCGCCGAAACGAGCGGCTGGCAGGGCGTCTCGCCTGACGCCATCGCGGACGAGACGAACCCGACACTTGAACTCGAGGAGGGGACCACGTACGAAGTCACGTGGGAGAACCTCGACGGTGCCGCACACAACTTCGTCATCGTCGACAGCGAGGGCGAGGAACTCGAGCGGACGGAACTCATGAGCGAGCAGGGCGAGACCCAGACGCTCGAGTTCGAGGCGACGAGCGAGATGGCGGAGTACTACTGTGAACCCCACCGGGCCACGATGCGCGGAGAGATTTCGCTCGGCGGCGGAGACGAGGCCGGTGAGGAATCGGGAGACGGTCAGAGCCAGGCCTTCTTCCAGTCGGGGACGGAAATCGGCGTCCGGACCATCGCGGAGGGAATGACCGCGCCGACGGATATGGCGGTCGCTGACGAGGAGCAAAACCGCTACTTCGTCGCCGACCAGACCGGCGAGCTCTGGGTCGTCACCGACGACGGGCTCCAGGACGAGCCGTTCCTCGACGTGAGCGATCGGATGGTCGAACTCGGGACGTTCGAGGGCGACTACGCGGATCCGAACCAGGACTACGACGAACGCGGGCTGCTCGGAATCGAGTTCCACCCCGAGTTCTCGGAGAACGGTCGCTTTTACGTCCACTACAGCGCGCCATCGAACGACGAGACGCCCGACGGCTGGAGTCACGTCGAGGTCGTCTCCGAGTTCCAGGCCAACGAGGACATGAGTCAGGGTGATCCCGAATCCGAACGAGTCCTGATGGAGTTCCAGAAGCCCCAGTACAACCACGACGCGGGGCCGATGGCGTTCGGGCCCGACGGCTACCTCTACGTCCCGATGGGCGACGGCGGCGGGGCGAACGACAACATGGAAGGGCACGTCGACGACTGGTACGACGGCAACGAAGGTGGGAACGGACAGGACGTCAGCGAGAACCTGCTCGGAAGCGTCCTTCGCGTCGACGTCGATCAGGAGGGCGAGGACCGACCGTACGGTATTCCCGAGGACAACCCGCTGGTCGATTCCGACGAGGGTCTCGACGAACACTATGCGTGGGGCTTCCGAAACCCGTTCGGCATCTCGTTCGACAGCGACGGTCGGCTGTTCGTCGCCGACGCCGGTCAGGACCTGTTCGAAGAAGCGAACATCGTCGAGTCCGGCGGGAACTACGGCTGGAACGTGAAGGAAGGGACTCACTGCTTCAGCACGGACAGCCCGAGTCAGCCGCCGGAGGACTGTCCTGACTCGGCTCCCGACGAACCGCCGTACGACGGCCAGGAGTTCCAGGACCCGATCGTCGAGTACCCCCACGTCTATCAGGAGGAGATGGTCGGCATCGTGATTGTCGGCGGTCACGTCTACGAAGCCGGGCAAGTCGAGGGACTCGACGGGAAGTACATCTTCGGTGACTGGACGGCTGATCCGTCCCGCGAAGAGCCGGCGGGCCGACTTCTCGCCGCCTCGGATTCCGACGGTGGCGGAGCCGAACCGATGGATGGTGATGCAAGCGGGAACGAGACGGCTGCGATGAACGAGTCAGCTGGTGGGAATGAAACGGCTGCGATGAACGAATCGGCCGATGGGAATGAAACGGCTGCCGGAAACGAAACCGCGACCGACGCGGCCGGAGGTGGCGAGGAACAGGTAGTCCCGCGAGACGAACTCTGGGAGATGGAAGAACTGCAGGTCGCTGGCACCGAAGACGGATCCTTCCCCTACTTCGTCCGCATGTTCGGCCAGGACGACGACGGGAACGTGTACGTGCTCGCAAATCAAGAGGGTACCCCGACGGGCGACACGGGCGCGGTCATGCAGATCGTCCCACCGGGAGAGGGCGACTCCCTCTCGATGCCAGAGGGAGGCGACGAAGCCGCCCCCGAAGAACAGGAAACCGACGAGAACGCGACGGACGACACACAAGACGAGCCGATCGGAGAGGGTAACGAGACGGCGGATAACGAAACCGCGAACAACGAAACCGAGATGAACGACACTGCAACCACCGACAACGTAACCGACGACAACGCGACCGACTAG
- the mce gene encoding methylmalonyl-CoA epimerase: MHFDHAGIAIDDAQALAALYDDLFGLEAVHEEVFDGMRVVFLDCGDGYFELLEPLEADGTIARYLEDNGAGIHHLALATEDIEGALETVRDHDVTLIDEEPRPGAWGHSVAFLHPKDTGGILIELVEH, from the coding sequence ATGCACTTCGACCACGCCGGAATCGCGATCGACGACGCACAGGCCCTCGCAGCGCTGTATGACGACCTCTTCGGTCTCGAGGCGGTTCACGAGGAGGTGTTTGACGGGATGCGCGTCGTCTTCCTCGACTGCGGTGACGGTTACTTCGAACTGCTCGAACCGCTCGAAGCGGACGGAACGATCGCCCGCTACCTCGAGGACAACGGAGCGGGAATCCACCATCTCGCGCTCGCGACCGAGGACATCGAAGGTGCCCTCGAGACGGTCCGTGACCACGACGTGACGCTGATCGACGAGGAGCCGCGACCGGGCGCGTGGGGCCACTCGGTTGCGTTCTTGCATCCCAAGGACACCGGCGGCATCCTGATCGAACTCGTCGAACACTGA
- a CDS encoding DoxX family membrane protein encodes MSMTDLLQRETRRGSPSESPRRSETDASSIPENGLFRIARVLFGAVLAFMATDNLRSLEGRVQFAETKGVPVPSFSVPAISGGLLFGGIGIALWRVPAASAAAVAGFFATATPLMHDFWNIDDPEAKQQQINDFSKNTALLGAALAFVQLGRSTEPDA; translated from the coding sequence ATGAGTATGACCGACCTCCTGCAACGCGAGACACGGCGCGGCAGTCCGAGCGAGAGTCCCCGACGGTCGGAGACGGACGCTAGTTCGATACCCGAAAACGGGCTGTTTCGGATCGCACGCGTCCTGTTCGGTGCCGTCCTCGCGTTCATGGCGACAGACAACCTCCGGAGCCTCGAGGGCCGAGTACAGTTCGCCGAAACGAAGGGCGTCCCCGTCCCGTCGTTTTCGGTGCCCGCGATAAGCGGCGGACTCCTGTTCGGCGGTATCGGGATCGCGCTGTGGCGGGTGCCGGCCGCCTCCGCCGCCGCAGTAGCCGGATTCTTCGCCACCGCCACGCCGCTGATGCACGATTTCTGGAACATCGACGACCCGGAAGCAAAACAACAACAGATCAACGACTTCTCGAAGAACACCGCCCTGCTTGGAGCGGCGCTCGCATTCGTGCAACTGGGGCGATCCACGGAACCCGACGCGTGA
- a CDS encoding FAD-dependent oxidoreductase, whose amino-acid sequence MEGTPVTVESVTEVGPDTVALELETPDGFDALPGQFVLLRASPDDEVLSRHYTLSSPDVGATFELTVGIDPDGDLSPWLADLEAGETVNVEGPFGRITYDGEDDVVAVAGGPGIGPAVAIAEAAHNAGRDAVVIYQADEPAHTDRLEALESAGATIRYVDEDDDDTLADAIATHREDGQLYAFGFEDFVTFVAEAIDDAGGDPDEALIENFG is encoded by the coding sequence ATGGAAGGGACGCCAGTCACCGTCGAATCGGTCACCGAAGTCGGTCCGGACACCGTTGCACTCGAGCTCGAAACGCCCGACGGGTTCGACGCCCTGCCGGGCCAGTTCGTCTTGCTCCGGGCCAGCCCCGACGACGAGGTGCTTTCGCGTCACTACACGCTCTCGTCGCCGGACGTCGGAGCGACGTTCGAACTCACGGTCGGCATCGATCCCGACGGCGACCTCTCGCCGTGGCTCGCCGACCTCGAGGCCGGTGAAACCGTCAACGTCGAGGGGCCGTTCGGCAGAATTACCTACGACGGCGAGGACGACGTCGTCGCGGTCGCCGGCGGGCCGGGGATCGGTCCCGCGGTCGCGATCGCCGAAGCGGCTCACAACGCGGGCCGCGACGCCGTCGTGATCTATCAGGCGGACGAACCGGCCCACACCGATCGCCTCGAGGCGCTCGAGAGTGCCGGTGCAACGATTCGGTACGTCGACGAGGACGATGACGACACCTTGGCGGATGCGATCGCCACGCACCGTGAGGACGGCCAGCTGTACGCGTTCGGCTTCGAAGACTTCGTCACGTTCGTCGCCGAGGCGATCGACGACGCCGGCGGCGACCCGGACGAAGCGTTAATCGAAAACTTCGGCTGA
- a CDS encoding 2-oxoacid:ferredoxin oxidoreductase subunit beta — protein sequence MSSDVRFTDFKSDKQPTWCPGCGDFGTMNGMMKALANTDNDPDNTFVVAGIGCSGKIGTYMHSYALHGVHGRALPVGTGVKMARPDIEVMVAGGDGDGYSIGAGHFVHAVRRNVDMTYVVMDNRIYGLTKGQASPTSRSDFETSTTPEGPKQPPVNPLALAMASGASFIAQSFSSDALRHAEIIEQAIEHDGFGFVNVFSPCVTFNDVDTYDYFRDSLVDLQEDEDHDPNDYEAAKEVILDSDKEYQGVMYQNENSVPYHEQHGVTEDMSEIPDGAPEDAMDLVREFY from the coding sequence ATGAGCTCCGACGTACGATTCACCGACTTCAAATCCGACAAGCAGCCGACGTGGTGTCCCGGATGCGGCGACTTCGGGACGATGAACGGCATGATGAAAGCCCTCGCGAACACCGATAACGACCCCGACAACACCTTCGTGGTGGCCGGGATCGGCTGTTCCGGCAAGATCGGGACCTACATGCACAGCTACGCCCTGCACGGGGTTCACGGCCGTGCGCTCCCGGTCGGGACCGGCGTCAAGATGGCCCGCCCCGACATCGAGGTCATGGTCGCCGGCGGCGACGGTGACGGCTACTCGATCGGTGCCGGTCACTTCGTCCACGCCGTCCGCCGGAACGTCGACATGACCTACGTGGTCATGGACAACCGTATCTACGGGCTGACGAAGGGCCAAGCCTCGCCGACCTCGCGGTCGGACTTCGAGACCAGTACGACCCCCGAAGGGCCAAAGCAGCCGCCGGTCAACCCGCTCGCCCTGGCGATGGCCTCCGGCGCGAGCTTCATCGCGCAGTCGTTCAGTTCGGACGCATTGCGCCACGCCGAAATCATCGAGCAGGCCATCGAGCACGACGGCTTCGGCTTCGTCAACGTCTTCAGTCCGTGCGTCACGTTCAACGACGTCGACACCTACGACTACTTCCGTGACAGTCTCGTCGACCTGCAGGAGGACGAGGATCACGATCCGAACGACTACGAGGCCGCCAAGGAAGTTATCCTCGACAGCGACAAGGAGTACCAGGGCGTCATGTACCAGAACGAAAACTCCGTGCCGTACCACGAGCAACACGGCGTCACGGAGGACATGTCCGAGATTCCCGACGGTGCGCCCGAGGACGCGATGGACCTCGTCCGCGAGTTCTACTGA